The Plasmodium chabaudi chabaudi strain AS genome assembly, chromosome: 14 genome contains the following window.
CATACCATTTATAAaccttatttttttattggaaTTCATTAGAACAATTTCAGCAAATGATTgtcgatttttttatataattttcaattCTCTAAAAATCTTtcgtaatatatttcacatatattttttagccTAGCTTTTTGACACATTTGTTTCCCCATGATTTGGTATACTGTTGCGAAAATGCatttatagaaatataaaattaatgatatataacCCCTGTTTCAcaaatattacaaaatgAGTAATATTGCACATAAAAGCCAATTAAAATGCTAAGGAATATATTTGGAAATAGAAAAGCTTGTAATAAAATTCGAATATTGAATTCGCGATATATTCACAATAGTCATTTAAATAAGACCCTTAAAAATcgatataatgaaaaagtaagagataaatatttggataatatatacaacaaTGAAATTGATATTAATACTATAAATAGAAAcgtgaaaaataaaaaaatagattaCCTTAGACAATTAATATACGATGAAATTGATGGGGATGagtatttattaaatgaaaatatcattcaagaaatcaaaaaaaaaaataataataatcaaagcagtattaataataatggggATTCGGAAAATTCGGGACTCCtatctaaaaataaacaaaataaggAAGAAAATGCAGAAATGGGTGAATCTCAATATAAACAGGCTATCCGAATATATAATCTATTGAAGTTAAATGATACAACAAGTATTTTTGATGAAGATGTTTTTATGAACATAGatagtaaaataaatcatgACATTTATGAATTTGCcaaaaacaatattataaatgacAATTATAATGGTgtagaaaacaaaaaaaaccttaaagaaaaaactaTAGATGTAAAAGCAGTTGAAATTAATCCCAATACTGATGCATCCAGCAGTTCGgaacataaaaaagatgGCACTAACGATTCTACTGATAGTaccataataaataatggtgtaagtttaaatgataatatatcaaatgaCCAAGCATTTGATGAAAACAACTTTATGAAcataacaaaaatgaatttgcCTGTATTTAATCCAGCTAGCTTTTGCTTGGCTATTGAATCATTAACTAACCACATATGTGATgacttaatttttttatttggagATTTAtcagataaaataaaaatcccagataataatgaaaacgatagattatataaatttgtgcAATCATtgtgtaattttttttgtttagaaaaaaatgaacacGATGTAGACAGATGGATAGAAGATGTttataaagatataaaacataaattacCATCAAATATTCGTAATATTAAAGACGATTATCTAAAGAATTGGTTAAAAGGGCATATAAATAGagttttaataaatgaaaaaaaaaacaatgaatttttatataaagaaaaatattataatttaggaaatgattttttatatgatagtTTATCAATAGATAATGATACTGTTGTAgatacaaaaaaacaattttctACATCTAAGttaacatattattttaagacaattattgaatttttattagaaaaaaaaataaatagtgATTTAGaagaacaaataaatatgatgtttttaaatttaaaaaaaatcggTTTAGATAATTGGTTAAAAATGGATGTAAGggattttgaaaaatatcttttacgaaataataattcaaattttcTTGAAATtgttgaaaatgataagtACACCTCTTATCTAATGCTAAAATGTGCTAGCAGAAATATTACAGATTTTAGCTTTTATGAAGAATTTTCTCCATTCTATCTTTTTCATGAAAAACCCAAAAACTCTATTGAAGAAAggataaataatatacaagagaataaacatatatctgatcaagaattaaaaaatatgatatattcaGATCAATCTTCTTTAACTATTATTAAAActgatgataaaaatgatggaTCATACAATGAAATGGATATTGACCTATTTATAgagaaggaaaaaaaatataacatgaACAGATCTTTGATTACTTATTCATTTGATCAAAATACAGATACTTATAGCTACAAATATAAGCAAATACCGAATACTATTTATGATCACAATACAAACAAATACATAAGAGAAAAAGATACGATTGATCCCatgttaaaattaaatgaaatgaGGTCATCAATATTGGAAGTTAAAAGAATGATGAGCATGACAAAAGGTAACCatattatatctatattGCATCATCTGCAtacctatatatatacaacaattttcttattttttcgtCCATATTTCGAATTATTTTAAGCACTTCGCCTTAATAAGgcactattattattatatcattttaatattatttttgatacATCCTCATTGTGTTTTTAAAAGCTATATATCAACATGCAtatgttcatataattatttacacctttttgtttgtttttttataattttagatGGAAGAGTATATTACATAAGAATAATCATAATCATAGGAAATGGAAAGGGTGTATATGGCTATGGAGTAGGATTTGGAAAAAATCTTAAGGAAGCACGAAACAGCGCTTTACTAAATTCAATTAATAACCTAGATTTTATagattataattataaaaattgcatTTTGAATTTTCCAGTGAGTGGACAAGAATATTCATCacatgtaaaaataatacctAGACCATTAGGAAAAGggttaaaaataaacagaaaatatttaccattaggatatatattaggattagataatgtaaaaatatcttTTAGTGGAAGCAATAAATGGATGAGTAGAATAAAAGCATTAAAAAGATGCTTAGATAAAATTGTATCTATTAAAACATTATGTAAAATGAcgggaaaaaaatatgtctgCCATTTTGCACCACATTATTGCACTAGCCATTGGCCAGATTATtggtttaaaaatatattaaaagaatataaatataaaatacaaagaattcaaaaaaaaagaagtgCAGTGTGtagaaaaaattttagatcgaatatttcaaaaattcCCGAAGAGGTATACCCAGATTTTACTCCATATACTTGGAAAACTCCAATTCAAAAACACATTGAGTcacaaaaatttaaaaaatatattgataaCAATATTTACCACACCAATGTATTCtaagaattttttttatttttacatatctacttttgtttttcaaTTTGGTTTATACAATAGTTAACAAATTGAAGCACCAAATTATTCACATTGGGTGTATAAAACCAAATAAAtggttattatattatcctttttttatgaaccaatttttatgttttaagAATGTAATCATGAAAACCTATACATTTCTTTACAATaggtatttatttttgtgttatttctcttatgcatatttgtTACACATACCTATTGAActctttttgtttatattataacttGCTTTAATTAttgcaatttttataataaaagtttttgaaaaatgtatataaacgaaaaaaaaaaggaaagagaaaatataatggataattgttcatatatacatataaataaatgtgcatatatatttttcggaatatatataaataaatttatttgcactgattattattttttctcgtatatgcataatattaatacaaattaaaacaattttaaagtatgcaaaaatataataataatattttacaatacTTAATTCAAAAGGCAAATTACAACAAATGGCAACAAAACAGGGATCGTTCATTGCTATATTATTCTTTagtcttttattattataagtatttatttctttcccattttaataaatattttaatgttctttatttattattaattgtcTTTCTTCGAACATTCTCGGGGTACTAATATTTACTAAAGCGTAGAATccaataaaaaggaaaaaaatcattaaaAGAATTATCATTTCCTGAGATAAGATAgtctacaaaaaaaaacataaaatattttgtatatagaatatattattaaacatatatacacattatAATGATGCTAtgttttgtattttatttttaccgGATTGGTGTGATAAACGTTTTTGTTCTCTTTAGCATCGTCGGGATTATCAAAAATGTCACCTTCTTTGCATGCCgttaaatatgatatataattaGGATGTTTCTTGTAAATTCGATTTATATCTataaggaaataaaatttatattacacaaataatttacattccatattatattatttatctaTTAAAGAAACAATTAAAACATTATTCATGTTTTTCTGTTTTATTTACCTTCGCCATTGGTAGCTGTATATACGTAGATAGAAAACGTATATATctgtaaaaaaatcaaaaatttgaaaaggCGATGATATATGTttcttaaatattttataaatactataatcattatatatatctgaCTTGTTTAATTAATGCATTTTATCATAAACTTACGTCATCTGAGGTTGCATATTTCGTTGTCTCTAATTCGTCtgaatgataataataataataatttaataatgtttaggataaaagtatatacaAGAATGcgtataaacatatatgatttattctgttattattagaactgctttttataaaatattaaatataccaaaatattttagatTTCGTCCTTTTATTAAATCCTTAACATAATCACATGATTCATTTATGGTAGTGCTATTCTGTAAATGTAATAACATTGATAATGGTTTTAAAAGagcatgcatatataccATTAGCCATATGAGGGTAttaatttacatttttttcattttatatattactttTAAAACACTTTGgtatttatttactatATTTTTGCTTGTGGCctatataaacaataattatatgatgaaggagttgataaaaaaaaaacaataattgGCTATTGGTTAATTCCTTACATTCTTgtctaaaaatatgttaaaaaCTTTCtgaaataagaaaaaaggggaaatatacaaatatgtaTGTGCATGTCTAATGTATATGATTATACAAAATCCTTATAAAAAGTTGTTTATGTATTGGTATTTACATCATCAAGGTTCAAAACGGTTTCTTTATTAAAGCCATCGATGGCATCACTAGAactgttaaaaaaataatgaaacaaattgtatatgtaaataaaccCTAGCATATAGTTACACGCTTATTTATATAGGACATCAAATGGGTATATTTGttcacaaaatatatacataacaATCAACAatcaattattttgtagCAATAAAAGTTaaagtatatattcataaggCTTTTAACTCttaagaaataatattaatatatattttgaattattcTTACTCTACTATTATCGTATCACAATGAATTAGATGCTTCaggaaacaaaaaaacgCTAGTAAAAGAACAAACACGTTTCTAAACATTTTCAcgaaattaataaaaataaaaaaaaacaagctTCTAAAGATTCAGgaatatattctttattttattaagaataacataattaaaaaactataaaatagtatgcatttacaaaaattaaatcaaaaaaaaagcaaaaaag
Protein-coding sequences here:
- a CDS encoding mitochondrial ribosomal protein S5 precursor, putative: MLRNIFGNRKACNKIRILNSRYIHNSHLNKTLKNRYNEKVRDKYLDNIYNNEIDINTINRNVKNKKIDYLRQLIYDEIDGDEYLLNENIIQEIKKKNNNNQSSINNNGDSENSGLLSKNKQNKEENAEMGESQYKQAIRIYNLLKLNDTTSIFDEDVFMNIDSKINHDIYEFAKNNIINDNYNGVENKKNLKEKTIDVKAVEINPNTDASSSSEHKKDGTNDSTDSTIINNGVSLNDNISNDQAFDENNFMNITKMNLPVFNPASFCLAIESLTNHICDDLIFLFGDLSDKIKIPDNNENDRLYKFVQSLCNFFCLEKNEHDVDRWIEDVYKDIKHKLPSNIRNIKDDYLKNWLKGHINRVLINEKKNNEFLYKEKYYNLGNDFLYDSLSIDNDTVVDTKKQFSTSKLTYYFKTIIEFLLEKKINSDLEEQINMMFLNLKKIGLDNWLKMDVRDFEKYLLRNNNSNFLEIVENDKYTSYLMLKCASRNITDFSFYEEFSPFYLFHEKPKNSIEERINNIQENKHISDQELKNMIYSDQSSLTIIKTDDKNDGSYNEMDIDLFIEKEKKYNMNRSLITYSFDQNTDTYSYKYKQIPNTIYDHNTNKYIREKDTIDPMLKLNEMRSSILEVKRMMSMTKDGRVYYIRIIIIIGNGKGVYGYGVGFGKNLKEARNSALLNSINNLDFIDYNYKNCILNFPVSGQEYSSHVKIIPRPLGKGLKINRKYLPLGYILGLDNVKISFSGSNKWMSRIKALKRCLDKIVSIKTLCKMTGKKYVCHFAPHYCTSHWPDYWFKNILKEYKYKIQRIQKKRSAVCRKNFRSNISKIPEEVYPDFTPYTWKTPIQKHIESQKFKKYIDNNIYHTNVF